Genomic window (Gelria sp. Kuro-4):
CTCAGCGAACGGGCAGCCAAAGCCAACGCGCTCCAGGCCCTGGACCACGAGGAAAAGAAGCTCAAGGAGCGGCGGGAGCGCGTCCTGGCCACGGGTAAGGCTGCGGAGGCACGGGCGGAGGAGCTCGCGGCGGCCCGGGATAAAGAAAACACGCGCCTGGCGGCTCGCAAAAAAGACCTGGCTGCGCGCCAGGAGGAGCGGGCGGCGCTGGAAAAAGAGCTGGAGCGCCTGCAGGGGGTTTTGGAGGAGGAGCGGCGGCAAAGCCAGGACGCCTGGCGGGAGCTGGAGCGGGCCCGGGCGGAGCTCACCACCCAGAAGAACCTGCTGCAAAACCACGATGGTTACAGCCAGGGGCCGCGCGCCGTGCTCAAGGCGAAGCTTCCGGGCATTCACGGGGCCGTGGCGGACCTCCTGGAGGTGCCGGCGGGGCTCGAACTGGCTCTGGAAGCGGCCTTGGGCGGTGCTCAGGAGTACTTGGTGGCGGAGACAGATGAGGAAGCGGCGGCGGCCATTGCCTGGCTCAAAGAAAAAGGGCTGGGCCGGGCCACCTTTTTGCCCCTCAACACCGTCCGTCCCTTTTCTCCCCGGCCGGAGGAAAGGAAGCTCGGCCAGCACCCGGATGTGCTGGGGTGGGCGGCGGAGCTGGTGGACTTTGCGCCCCGGCACCGGGCGGCGGTGGAACACCTGCTCGGCCGGGTGTTGGTGGCGCAGACCCTGGCCGCCGCCCGGACGGTGGCGCGGGCGGCCGGTTACCGCCTGAAGATCGTCACGGTGGAGGGCGATGTTCTCAGCCCGGGAGGCAGCATGAGCGGCGGCAGCCGCCGGCGGGAGCAACGCTCGCTTTTTACGCGCGCCCGGCGGGTGCGCGAACTGGAGAAGGCAGTTGAGGCGGCCGGGGAGAGATTCGCCGCGGCTGAAGCGCGGACTGAACAGGCGAAGAAGCGTACCGCCGAGCTCCGGGAGGCCCTGGGCCGCCTGGAGCAGGAGCTGCGGGAGCTGGAGCAGGCGCACAGCGCCGGCGCCCGTGCCCTGGCCCAGTACGAGGCCCAGCTCGCTGAGCTTGGGCACGCCCGCTCCACCTGGGAGGAGGAGGCGGCGGCTCTGGCGGAGAGCTTGAGGGAACTGGCCGGCGAGCGCGCCCGGGCCGAGGACGAACGGGCCCAGCTGGCAGCTGCGATCGAGCGCTGGGAAGAGGAGACGCACAGCCTGGAAAACAGGGAGGCCGGGCTTAGGGCTGCGGCGGCTGCGGCCCAGGAGAAGGTCACCCGGATGCGCCTTGACCTGGCGGCGCTGGAAGAGAAGGCGCGGAACCTGGCGCTGCGGGAAAAGGAACGGGAAGAGGCGCTGCTTCGCCTGGAGCGCGAGCTGGCGGAACAGGAAACCCGCGTCCGGGAAATGCAGGAGCTTGACCGGGCGGCCGCCGGCCAGCGGCGGCAGCTGGAGAAGGAGCAGGCGGTCCACCAGGCCGCCTGGGCGGCGCTGCGTGCCAAACTGGATAAGCTGGCGGCGCGGGTGGGGGACCTCAGGCGGGCGCTGGAGGAGGAGGAAAAGGCGGGCCGCGCTCTGCGCCGGCAGGAGGATGCCTTGCGCCAGACAGTGCACGAAGAGGAAGTGACCCTGGAGCGCTTGGCGGCAGAACACGCTGCGGCCGAGCGGCGGCTCTTTGAGACCCATGGTGTTCCTCAGGGCGCTCCGCTTCCGGCGCTGGAGCTCAGCGTAGAGGAAGCCCGGGCCCGGGTGGCGGAGCTTAAGGCCGAGCTCGCCGCCTTGGGCGAGGTTAACCTTAAGGCGCCGCAGATGCTGGCGGAACTTGAGGAGCGCTGCAGCTTCCTGGCGGAACAGGCAGGGGACCTCATGGCGGCGCGGGACTCACTGGAGAAGATGATGCGCGAGATCGACCGCACGGTGGCGCGCCGCCTGGAGGATACTTACGGAGAGCTGCGGGTAAACTTCCAGGAGGTTTTCCAGCGGCTCTTCGGCGGCGGGCGGGCAGATCTGGTGCTCACGGGCAGCGAAGACCCTTTGACGGCAGGTCTGGAGATATTTGCCCAGCTGCCGGGCAAAAAAATGCAGCCGCTCAGCCTTTTGTCCGGCGGGGAGCGCGCGCTCACCGGCATTGCTTTCCTTTTTGCTCTGCTCACGGCGCGCACATCCAGCCTCTGCGTCCTGGATGAGATTGACGCCGCCCTGGATGAGGCCAATGCCGCCCGCTTTCTGTCGTACCTGGAGGAGCTGGCCGTGAGCACGCAGTTCATCATGATCACCCACCGCAAGCAGGCCATGCTCCGGGCCAAGTCGCTTTACGGCCTGGCCATGGGGGCCAGCGGGGTTTCGCGCCTGGTGTCGATCCGGTTGGAGGAAGCAGTTTAGGTAAGGAGGAACGGAGTTGGCGGGATTTTGGAGCCGTTTGAGCGCCGGGCTCGCGAAGACCCGGACCGCACTGACAGAACGCTTACAGGAGATCGTGCCCCTGGGG
Coding sequences:
- the smc gene encoding chromosome segregation protein SMC, producing MYLERLVIQGFKSFAERLELTFEPGIAAIVGPNGSGKSNIVDAIRWALGEQSLHALRGERLEDIIFSGSDHRRAHGLAEVTLVFANADGRLPVPYSEVSVTRRAYRSGNSEFLLNGVACRLKDIQELFWDTGLGREGYSFIGQGRVDEVLNLKPEERRVFLEQAAGVWKYRQRKKEAAAKLAEIDQDLVRLNDVQAELERQRGPLEEEARRAERCLEKSRRLKDLEVFLGLTEIKELAARLDAARAQAEADRLRLATLAGRRSQLEARLEKEKLELAGKEAAWQEQGCALHRLEEKLAAIERSRTELTAAGRERAARVEALARRREEIARERQELGRLMAQEKDEQAAVQQALEERQAALAALEDAARRAEAELSATGQALRERRERTIALLSERAAKANALQALDHEEKKLKERRERVLATGKAAEARAEELAAARDKENTRLAARKKDLAARQEERAALEKELERLQGVLEEERRQSQDAWRELERARAELTTQKNLLQNHDGYSQGPRAVLKAKLPGIHGAVADLLEVPAGLELALEAALGGAQEYLVAETDEEAAAAIAWLKEKGLGRATFLPLNTVRPFSPRPEERKLGQHPDVLGWAAELVDFAPRHRAAVEHLLGRVLVAQTLAAARTVARAAGYRLKIVTVEGDVLSPGGSMSGGSRRREQRSLFTRARRVRELEKAVEAAGERFAAAEARTEQAKKRTAELREALGRLEQELRELEQAHSAGARALAQYEAQLAELGHARSTWEEEAAALAESLRELAGERARAEDERAQLAAAIERWEEETHSLENREAGLRAAAAAAQEKVTRMRLDLAALEEKARNLALREKEREEALLRLERELAEQETRVREMQELDRAAAGQRRQLEKEQAVHQAAWAALRAKLDKLAARVGDLRRALEEEEKAGRALRRQEDALRQTVHEEEVTLERLAAEHAAAERRLFETHGVPQGAPLPALELSVEEARARVAELKAELAALGEVNLKAPQMLAELEERCSFLAEQAGDLMAARDSLEKMMREIDRTVARRLEDTYGELRVNFQEVFQRLFGGGRADLVLTGSEDPLTAGLEIFAQLPGKKMQPLSLLSGGERALTGIAFLFALLTARTSSLCVLDEIDAALDEANAARFLSYLEELAVSTQFIMITHRKQAMLRAKSLYGLAMGASGVSRLVSIRLEEAV